From a region of the Posidoniimonas corsicana genome:
- a CDS encoding DegT/DnrJ/EryC1/StrS family aminotransferase — protein sequence MQVPFSPPSITDVEIAEVLDTLSSGWITTGPKTRVFEQAFCERVGAKAAVAVNSCTAALALALKLHEIGPGDEVITTTLTFTSTVNVIEHTGARPVLVDVCPDTLNIDPEQVERSITCRTKAVIAVHYAGHPADIPALQAICDSHGLKLIEDAAHALPAAIGGRTIGGTGNLTTFSFYATKNLATGEGGMLTGPPELLERARTLSLHGMSRNAWNRYGANGDWFYDVLEPGFKYNMSDLQAALGVAQLKRLDDLQARRAEIYNRYNNVFARVDGVQTPVLRLGCDHAHHLYVLRMQDHNDRDELVNRLREYSVSTSVHFIPVHIHKYYRDRYGYSQNDFPVAFDSYQRMVSLPLSPALTDDQVTYVADKVACVIAGARKAAA from the coding sequence ATGCAAGTTCCCTTCTCGCCCCCCAGCATCACCGATGTCGAGATCGCAGAAGTTCTTGACACACTGAGTTCTGGGTGGATCACAACTGGCCCCAAGACCCGCGTCTTCGAGCAGGCGTTTTGCGAGCGTGTCGGGGCCAAGGCCGCGGTCGCTGTCAACTCTTGCACGGCGGCTCTGGCGCTCGCACTCAAGCTGCATGAGATCGGGCCTGGGGACGAAGTCATAACCACAACACTCACCTTCACGTCGACGGTCAACGTAATCGAACACACAGGCGCCAGGCCCGTGCTCGTCGACGTCTGCCCCGACACGCTCAACATCGACCCGGAGCAGGTCGAGCGGTCCATAACATGTCGCACCAAAGCGGTAATCGCGGTTCACTACGCTGGGCACCCGGCCGATATACCTGCTCTACAGGCTATATGCGATAGCCACGGATTGAAGCTGATCGAAGACGCGGCGCACGCATTGCCCGCCGCTATCGGCGGCAGGACTATCGGTGGAACAGGCAATCTGACCACGTTCAGCTTCTACGCCACCAAGAACCTCGCAACCGGCGAGGGCGGCATGCTCACCGGCCCGCCCGAACTGCTCGAGCGTGCCAGGACTCTTAGTCTTCATGGGATGAGCCGCAATGCCTGGAACCGGTACGGGGCCAACGGAGACTGGTTCTACGACGTGCTTGAACCCGGCTTCAAGTACAACATGAGCGACCTTCAGGCCGCATTGGGTGTCGCGCAGCTCAAACGCTTGGACGACCTGCAGGCCCGCCGCGCCGAGATTTACAACAGGTACAACAACGTATTTGCACGCGTCGACGGTGTTCAGACGCCGGTCCTCCGGTTGGGTTGCGACCACGCACACCACCTCTACGTGCTCCGGATGCAAGACCATAACGACCGAGACGAGCTAGTAAACCGGCTTCGAGAATATAGCGTGAGCACCTCCGTGCACTTCATCCCAGTGCACATCCACAAGTACTACCGAGATCGCTACGGGTACTCGCAAAACGACTTTCCTGTGGCGTTTGACAGCTATCAACGGATGGTTAGCCTGCCGCTGTCGCCGGCGTTAACCGACGATCAAGTGACGTACGTTGCCGACAAGGTCGCCTGCGTTATCGCCGGCGCCAGAAAGGCGGCTGCGTAG
- the wecB gene encoding non-hydrolyzing UDP-N-acetylglucosamine 2-epimerase, giving the protein MASPLKIMTVLGTRPEIIRLSRVMALLDQHVDHKLVHTGQNSDYELNQVFFEDLKVRQPDYYLGVDRSSLGRILGDVLVKSEEIFVEERPDAVLILGDTNSAFAGVIARRMKIPLYHMEAGNRCFDFNVPEEINRRIVDHISDFNLVYTEHARRNLLAEGIHPRKVYLTGSPMREVLDSCKPEISASTVLNRLGLTPGEYLVVSLHRAENVDSKDNLEQLLRILNTLCQRYNRPLIVSTHPRTRQKLEALSPSALDDTDSRVRFLQPFGYHDYVRLQQDAFCTISDSGTISEESSILGFPAVTTRTAMERPEAMDTGHIVLTGIDVDTVVESVEFVTRNSQHSREHLIAPEYQVTNTSHRVLKLILGTAKLGHLWDGIRAA; this is encoded by the coding sequence ATGGCGTCACCACTGAAGATTATGACCGTCCTGGGCACCCGCCCAGAGATCATCCGCCTGTCGCGTGTCATGGCCTTACTGGACCAGCACGTGGATCACAAGCTGGTGCACACAGGTCAAAACTCAGACTACGAGCTCAACCAGGTATTCTTCGAAGACCTGAAGGTGCGTCAGCCGGACTACTACCTGGGCGTCGATCGTTCCTCGCTCGGACGGATCCTGGGGGACGTGCTGGTCAAGTCCGAGGAGATCTTCGTCGAGGAACGCCCCGATGCGGTATTGATTCTGGGAGACACCAACAGCGCCTTCGCCGGCGTTATCGCCCGACGGATGAAGATCCCGCTCTACCACATGGAGGCCGGAAACCGCTGCTTCGACTTCAACGTGCCGGAAGAGATCAACCGCCGCATCGTCGACCATATCAGCGACTTCAACCTGGTCTACACCGAGCACGCACGCCGCAACCTACTGGCCGAGGGGATTCACCCCCGGAAGGTCTACCTGACCGGATCGCCAATGCGCGAAGTGCTGGACTCCTGCAAGCCCGAAATCTCGGCCTCAACGGTCCTCAACCGGCTTGGGCTTACGCCCGGCGAGTACCTGGTAGTAAGCCTCCACCGGGCCGAGAACGTCGATTCCAAGGACAATCTTGAACAACTGCTGAGGATCCTCAACACGCTCTGCCAGCGGTACAACCGCCCGCTAATCGTCAGCACGCACCCCCGCACACGGCAGAAGCTCGAGGCGTTGTCGCCCTCGGCGCTCGACGACACCGACAGCCGGGTGCGTTTCCTGCAGCCGTTCGGCTACCACGACTACGTCCGACTGCAGCAGGACGCGTTCTGCACGATCTCCGACAGCGGCACCATCAGCGAGGAGAGCTCGATCCTGGGCTTCCCGGCGGTCACCACCCGCACCGCAATGGAGCGCCCCGAAGCGATGGACACCGGCCACATCGTGCTGACCGGGATCGACGTGGATACGGTTGTCGAGTCGGTCGAGTTCGTCACCCGCAACAGCCAGCACTCCCGCGAGCACCTGATCGCCCCGGAATACCAGGTTACCAACACCTCTCACCGCGTCCTGAAGCTGATCCTTGGCACGGCCAAGCTCGGTCACCTGTGGGACGGCATCCGCGCAGCGTAG
- a CDS encoding polysaccharide biosynthesis C-terminal domain-containing protein gives MTQRVIAITGPNGFIAKSLRARLQADTTLDVRLVPRVAWDDERRLAERLDGCDAIFHIAGVNRGEDHAVRDGNEAMAKKLVAACDQNGSRPHIIFSSTTQRGNGTPYGDAKLAAERTLSDWSKRTDAPLSIAVLPNVYGAGCRPFYNSVVATFCHQLVNGEKPQVHQDREVEFIWVGDVVEQLHAMLSDPPCPTETLRLEGAATLRVAELLSKLQGYRQSFFQRHIVPDLSTHLEATLYSTFLSYVDLEDHRHTPEVKADDRGELYEIIKLATGGQVFFSTTKPGVIRGNHFHTRKVEWFCVLKGEAVIRLRPLHGDSVKQFRVSGDQPQFISIPVLHTHHIENVGDDELLTMFWCNEVFDQSDPDTYFERVA, from the coding sequence GTGACCCAACGCGTCATCGCCATAACCGGCCCCAACGGCTTCATCGCCAAGAGCCTGCGTGCTCGGCTCCAGGCCGACACGACGCTCGACGTGCGCCTCGTTCCCCGCGTCGCCTGGGACGATGAGCGGCGACTGGCCGAGCGGCTCGACGGGTGCGACGCCATCTTCCACATCGCCGGCGTGAACCGCGGCGAGGACCACGCGGTCCGCGACGGCAACGAGGCGATGGCGAAGAAGCTCGTCGCCGCCTGCGATCAGAACGGGTCCCGCCCACACATCATCTTCAGCTCCACGACGCAGCGAGGGAACGGCACGCCGTACGGCGACGCCAAGCTGGCCGCTGAACGGACACTCTCCGACTGGTCGAAACGCACCGACGCCCCGTTGTCGATCGCCGTGCTCCCGAACGTCTACGGCGCGGGCTGTCGTCCGTTCTACAACTCAGTGGTCGCGACGTTCTGCCACCAGCTCGTCAACGGCGAGAAGCCGCAGGTGCACCAAGACCGCGAGGTTGAGTTCATCTGGGTTGGTGACGTAGTCGAGCAGCTGCACGCGATGCTCAGCGACCCGCCCTGCCCCACCGAGACGCTACGGCTGGAAGGCGCCGCGACGCTGCGTGTGGCTGAGCTGCTGAGCAAGCTGCAGGGCTACCGCCAGTCGTTCTTCCAGCGACACATCGTGCCCGACCTGAGTACCCACCTCGAGGCGACGCTGTACTCCACGTTCCTGTCGTACGTCGACCTGGAAGACCACCGGCACACCCCAGAGGTCAAAGCCGACGACCGCGGAGAGCTGTACGAGATCATTAAGCTCGCAACCGGCGGGCAGGTGTTCTTTTCGACCACCAAGCCCGGCGTGATCCGCGGCAACCACTTCCACACCCGCAAGGTCGAGTGGTTCTGCGTGCTTAAGGGAGAGGCGGTCATCCGGCTTCGTCCGCTGCACGGCGACTCGGTCAAGCAGTTCCGTGTCAGTGGCGACCAGCCCCAGTTCATCTCGATCCCGGTGCTTCACACCCACCACATCGAGAACGTGGGCGACGACGAGCTGCTCACCATGTTCTGGTGCAACGAGGTCTTCGACCAGTCGGACCCCGACACCTACTTCGAGCGGGTCGCCTAA
- a CDS encoding sulfotransferase family protein, translating to MDSPPIVILGAARSGTRFLRSVIAASRAVGATPYDMNFVWRHGSESCPHDALPAAWVTERSASFIRNRLRDAAGLRTDDARSLVEKTVSNTLRAPYVQRVLPAARFIHLIRDGRDVVESSMRCWRDPPRASYLLKKLRAYPLGSCLPYALKHGLRTARRAAGFSDAVSSWGPRYPGIDQDYANHPLALVCARQWQCCLDSFDEARGRISPDKLLEIRYEDLVTHPSQTALKLAEWLQLPDAHTVVSYATTHANDSSIGGRRRLSSDDQATVSRALGSTLERLGYGTCDSDIAA from the coding sequence ATGGACTCACCACCAATTGTCATCCTCGGCGCCGCTCGATCGGGAACCAGGTTCCTTCGATCGGTGATTGCTGCGTCGAGAGCGGTCGGCGCGACGCCGTACGACATGAATTTCGTCTGGCGGCACGGCTCAGAGAGCTGTCCGCACGATGCTCTGCCTGCCGCGTGGGTGACTGAAAGGTCTGCAAGCTTCATTCGAAATCGGCTGCGCGATGCTGCTGGCTTGCGCACCGATGATGCCAGATCACTGGTAGAGAAGACCGTCAGCAATACGTTGCGGGCGCCCTATGTGCAGCGTGTGTTGCCAGCCGCTCGGTTCATCCATCTCATCCGTGACGGTCGTGACGTCGTTGAATCCTCAATGCGGTGCTGGCGAGATCCGCCGCGTGCGAGTTATCTGTTGAAGAAGCTCCGGGCCTACCCCCTAGGTTCCTGCCTCCCCTACGCGCTTAAGCACGGTCTGCGTACAGCACGTCGGGCGGCCGGTTTCTCCGACGCGGTATCGTCTTGGGGCCCCCGCTATCCCGGCATCGATCAAGACTATGCTAACCACCCACTGGCTCTGGTTTGTGCCCGTCAGTGGCAGTGCTGCCTAGACTCGTTCGACGAGGCACGAGGGCGAATCTCACCGGACAAACTCCTCGAAATCCGCTACGAAGACCTTGTGACCCATCCGTCCCAAACTGCGTTGAAGCTCGCTGAGTGGCTGCAACTGCCAGACGCTCACACGGTCGTGAGCTACGCGACAACGCACGCGAACGACTCAAGCATCGGCGGGCGACGCCGCCTTTCATCGGACGACCAAGCGACTGTTTCTCGTGCACTAGGGTCAACTCTCGAGCGTCTCGGCTACGGCACTTGCGATTCCGACATAGCTGCCTGA
- a CDS encoding glycosyltransferase, whose product MLKDIAAEHARRGDKLTVYTTTSASDVARRAWAAEHGIELLELELPADRGLSTVRRSLHLLRFLLGLLYILTRRRFDLVIATSNPPVAAAALVRIASQLRGAAYAYYVQDIVPEMLMCSASRASRCVGRVTRWIDGWNVRSAAVTITLSKTMRQTLRSRGCQDASIEVLQNFAVDAPSPEESDDSKTTAIPTLVFAGNHGQLQNLEHFLRSVKIASKSTAFRVLMLGGGSERARLSQVAHEFHLDNVEFAGALPRSEAQRRIAACDAGIVAAAPGLFRVAYPSKLISYALAGLPSLVLTETGSAEGDEIESQGLGVTASPTNPHQAAVAIEKLVGRITCGESTRHDLSRTASWLYSRDAYLHTYFSIPQLSVPSHQGSAMNYSNDRLQFDTSRFDFAKLVLDEINRHQRAIGLQQVEELRQVHKVDGIAQHLEAHRQHLFTLFRTPAFQRLYREFGKQLIDDHFTTEAVIQKTPTVRIQLAGGNSVSFHSDAWYGHGSRVCSFWLPLTTVSGANSLQMARDIDESRQFLSQIAEEQMDLDEINDKAAALCDPVEAAFGDLIVFNGDMVHGTVHNATPTSRVSFDFRIAESVTDIGMKPAANFYTYEQLSTPVSDHACGEIARRPRRRSLMYSGACRGVSAKSQLVFLNEYARINDIDIVGSESEIVVFDYAPVLQKYAKNPPSGIDSVLLFSVDLLPADPDIRRRIYENAIASKVALLFGAEDVCLSDECDIAKVETLVTHPQPAPTLSAA is encoded by the coding sequence ATGCTCAAGGACATCGCCGCCGAGCACGCACGCCGGGGCGACAAGCTCACCGTATACACGACGACTTCAGCCAGCGATGTCGCGCGTCGCGCGTGGGCGGCAGAGCATGGAATTGAGCTGCTTGAGTTGGAGCTGCCCGCAGATCGAGGGCTTTCAACCGTCCGCAGGTCGTTGCACCTCCTCCGCTTCCTACTTGGGCTGTTGTACATCCTGACGCGGCGCCGGTTCGACCTTGTGATCGCGACCTCAAATCCACCGGTTGCGGCCGCCGCCCTGGTAAGAATCGCATCCCAACTGCGAGGCGCAGCCTATGCCTACTACGTCCAGGACATCGTTCCCGAGATGCTTATGTGCAGCGCGAGCCGAGCCTCTCGCTGCGTAGGGCGAGTTACCAGATGGATCGACGGATGGAACGTGCGGTCAGCGGCGGTGACGATAACGTTGAGCAAGACAATGCGGCAGACCCTCCGCAGCCGAGGCTGCCAAGACGCATCCATCGAGGTGCTCCAGAACTTTGCCGTCGATGCTCCCTCGCCTGAAGAGAGCGACGACAGCAAAACAACAGCTATTCCGACGTTAGTTTTTGCCGGCAATCACGGCCAACTGCAGAACTTGGAACACTTTCTCCGCTCAGTGAAGATTGCCTCGAAGAGCACCGCTTTCCGCGTCCTGATGCTGGGAGGGGGCAGCGAGAGAGCACGCCTTTCTCAAGTCGCACACGAGTTTCATCTAGACAATGTCGAGTTCGCCGGGGCCCTGCCGCGTTCCGAGGCTCAGCGCCGAATCGCCGCCTGCGACGCCGGGATCGTGGCGGCAGCACCTGGTCTGTTCCGCGTAGCCTACCCAAGCAAGCTGATTTCGTACGCGCTGGCCGGGCTTCCGTCGCTAGTGTTAACCGAGACCGGATCGGCCGAAGGCGATGAGATTGAATCACAGGGGCTCGGCGTCACGGCATCTCCTACCAACCCGCACCAAGCGGCCGTTGCGATTGAGAAGCTGGTTGGCCGTATCACATGTGGCGAATCCACCAGGCACGATCTGTCTAGAACGGCGTCGTGGCTCTACTCCCGAGACGCATACCTCCACACCTACTTCAGTATACCACAACTCAGCGTCCCATCCCACCAAGGCAGTGCGATGAACTACTCTAATGATAGGCTGCAGTTCGACACCAGCCGCTTTGACTTCGCCAAGCTCGTGCTAGACGAGATCAACCGCCACCAACGGGCGATCGGATTGCAGCAAGTAGAGGAGCTGCGCCAGGTGCATAAAGTAGACGGTATCGCACAGCACCTAGAAGCGCACCGCCAGCATCTGTTCACACTATTCCGGACCCCGGCGTTTCAGAGACTGTACCGCGAGTTCGGGAAACAGCTGATCGACGATCACTTCACGACGGAAGCGGTGATCCAGAAGACGCCCACCGTGCGTATTCAGCTCGCAGGTGGAAACTCGGTTAGCTTCCATTCCGACGCGTGGTACGGGCACGGAAGTCGGGTTTGCAGCTTCTGGCTGCCCCTCACGACCGTGTCCGGCGCAAACAGCCTTCAGATGGCGAGAGATATCGATGAGTCGCGCCAATTCCTCAGTCAGATCGCAGAAGAACAAATGGACCTCGACGAGATAAACGACAAGGCGGCCGCGCTTTGCGATCCGGTCGAGGCCGCCTTTGGCGACCTGATCGTGTTCAATGGCGACATGGTGCACGGCACCGTCCACAACGCAACTCCAACGTCGCGTGTTTCATTCGACTTCCGAATAGCGGAATCCGTGACTGACATTGGAATGAAGCCCGCGGCCAACTTCTACACATACGAACAACTGTCGACACCGGTGAGCGACCATGCCTGCGGCGAGATTGCCCGACGCCCGCGGCGCCGGTCGCTCATGTATTCAGGCGCCTGCCGAGGGGTAAGCGCTAAGTCTCAGCTAGTGTTCTTGAACGAGTACGCAAGGATCAACGACATCGATATCGTGGGCAGTGAGTCTGAAATCGTCGTCTTCGACTACGCACCCGTACTCCAGAAGTACGCCAAGAACCCGCCTTCTGGCATCGACTCCGTACTCCTGTTCAGTGTCGACCTCCTGCCCGCCGATCCGGACATACGTCGCCGGATCTATGAGAACGCTATCGCCAGCAAAGTCGCGTTGCTGTTCGGCGCCGAAGACGTCTGCCTCTCGGACGAATGCGACATTGCGAAGGTCGAAACGCTCGTGACCCACCCACAGCCTGCGCCAACCCTATCTGCGGCATAG
- a CDS encoding polysaccharide biosynthesis/export family protein encodes MSAISRSVSRLCLFGLLPAALTGCQTTHYKAADLPSHLRRSADVSASQIQLSSLASGGGRTTTIGPDDLLAVHVVVGAELDSHEPHVVQVSGDGAVEMPVIGQVRVSGLEVAEASRAIAAAAVERGIYRQPQITVEMHKQASNRVVVLGAVGAPGAYDLPRSGSDVASAIAAAGGLTDVAGPEVEVLRQSRSGLITAAKKTPPNTEVGDGVTQVAYEAAANDRPLTERINLAQAGAAGGGNQRLDDRDVVMVHPKDKRVIHVTGLVERPDQFELPDDQPIRVLDALALAGGVSSPVADRVYVIRPEAEGPGTQPVVIELSISKAKHVGNENLVLGPGDLVSVEQTVATTVIDTMRDFFRITMGVSSRLTAF; translated from the coding sequence ATGTCAGCCATATCCCGCTCCGTCAGCCGCCTGTGCCTCTTCGGCCTGCTGCCCGCTGCGCTGACGGGTTGCCAGACGACGCACTACAAGGCGGCCGACCTGCCGTCCCACCTGCGTCGATCGGCGGATGTTTCCGCAAGTCAGATTCAGCTCTCTAGCCTGGCGAGCGGCGGCGGCCGCACGACCACCATCGGCCCCGATGACCTGCTGGCCGTGCACGTGGTGGTCGGCGCCGAACTTGACTCGCACGAGCCACACGTGGTCCAGGTCTCCGGGGACGGGGCCGTCGAGATGCCGGTCATTGGTCAGGTCCGAGTCTCGGGGCTCGAGGTTGCTGAAGCAAGCCGTGCGATCGCCGCTGCGGCTGTCGAGCGCGGCATCTACCGGCAGCCACAGATCACAGTTGAGATGCACAAACAGGCCAGCAATCGGGTGGTGGTGCTCGGGGCTGTCGGCGCGCCGGGCGCGTACGACCTGCCGCGGTCGGGGAGCGACGTCGCAAGCGCAATCGCTGCCGCCGGCGGCCTGACGGACGTGGCTGGCCCGGAAGTTGAAGTTCTCCGGCAGTCGCGGTCCGGCCTGATAACAGCCGCCAAGAAGACGCCGCCCAATACGGAGGTCGGCGATGGGGTAACTCAGGTAGCCTACGAGGCGGCCGCCAACGACAGACCGCTTACCGAGCGGATCAACCTCGCCCAGGCGGGGGCCGCGGGCGGCGGCAATCAGCGCCTCGACGACCGCGATGTCGTGATGGTGCACCCCAAGGACAAACGGGTGATCCACGTTACCGGCCTGGTCGAACGCCCCGACCAGTTCGAGCTGCCCGACGACCAGCCGATACGCGTGCTGGACGCGCTAGCATTGGCAGGCGGCGTCAGCTCGCCGGTGGCAGATCGCGTGTACGTGATCCGGCCCGAGGCTGAGGGGCCCGGCACCCAGCCGGTAGTGATCGAGCTAAGCATCTCCAAGGCGAAACACGTCGGTAATGAGAACCTGGTGCTAGGCCCAGGCGACCTAGTCAGCGTCGAGCAGACGGTCGCCACCACAGTCATCGATACGATGCGGGACTTCTTCCGGATAACGATGGGCGTGAGCAGTCGTCTCACCGCGTTCTAG
- the wecB gene encoding non-hydrolyzing UDP-N-acetylglucosamine 2-epimerase: protein MPQASPAACRPLMVVGTRPEAIKMAPVIQACQQRSDVAPVVCFTGQHQQMLTQVADYFGITPDVNLDVMRANQSLSGLTARCLEGLDGVVQVHSPTAIVAQGDTTTVLAAALTAFYHRLPLVHVEAGLRTHNLAAPWPEEFNRRVASIASTVHCAPTERAAAELRQENVPARQIHVTGNTVIDALLATVRREREDAGRWRRRHPELTRPRMVLVTGHRRENFGDGMQAICQAIATLGERFKDADFVYPVHLNPNVRGPVHETLGGLPNVHLLAPADYPEFVWLMDCSTLILTDSGGVQEEAPSLGKPLLVMRDTTERPEAVDSGAARLVGASTDRIVDEVALLLGDEGELARRRPTTNPYGDGQAAQRIAALIAAQ, encoded by the coding sequence ATGCCGCAAGCCTCCCCCGCCGCCTGCCGACCGCTGATGGTTGTCGGCACCCGCCCTGAGGCGATCAAGATGGCGCCGGTGATTCAGGCGTGCCAGCAGCGGAGTGATGTGGCGCCAGTCGTCTGCTTCACTGGCCAGCACCAGCAGATGTTGACGCAGGTAGCCGACTACTTTGGCATCACCCCGGACGTCAACCTCGACGTGATGCGTGCCAACCAGTCCCTCTCCGGGTTGACGGCGCGCTGCCTTGAGGGTCTGGACGGCGTGGTTCAAGTGCACTCACCCACGGCGATCGTCGCGCAGGGCGACACCACCACGGTGCTGGCGGCGGCGCTGACGGCCTTCTACCATCGTCTGCCGCTGGTGCATGTTGAGGCGGGCCTCCGCACCCACAACCTAGCCGCGCCCTGGCCAGAGGAGTTCAATCGACGGGTCGCGAGCATCGCCTCGACAGTTCACTGCGCACCAACCGAACGCGCGGCGGCCGAGCTGCGTCAGGAGAATGTCCCCGCGCGCCAGATCCATGTGACGGGCAACACCGTGATTGATGCACTGCTAGCAACCGTGCGGCGGGAGCGAGAAGACGCAGGTCGCTGGCGTCGACGACACCCCGAGCTGACACGACCGCGAATGGTCCTGGTCACGGGCCACCGGCGCGAGAACTTCGGCGATGGAATGCAGGCGATTTGTCAGGCGATAGCCACCTTGGGTGAGCGATTCAAAGATGCCGACTTTGTCTACCCGGTGCACCTCAATCCTAACGTCCGCGGTCCGGTGCACGAGACTTTGGGGGGCCTGCCCAACGTGCACCTGCTAGCGCCCGCCGACTACCCCGAGTTTGTGTGGCTCATGGACTGCTCGACGCTGATCCTAACCGACTCGGGAGGCGTGCAGGAGGAGGCGCCGTCGCTCGGCAAGCCGCTGCTGGTGATGCGCGACACCACCGAACGGCCGGAGGCAGTGGATTCCGGCGCGGCGAGGCTCGTCGGCGCCAGCACCGACCGCATCGTCGACGAGGTCGCGTTGCTGCTGGGCGACGAAGGCGAACTCGCCCGCCGGCGTCCCACGACAAACCCCTACGGCGATGGGCAGGCGGCGCAGCGGATAGCCGCCCTGATCGCCGCCCAGTAG
- a CDS encoding polysaccharide biosynthesis protein, translating to MFDGKTIFVTGGTGSFGNSFTRMVLAEHSPERVVVFSRDEKKQHDMRLALADERVQFCIGDIRDRAQVTSAMRGADYVFHAAALKQVPSCEFFPFEAVQTNIIGAHNVLEAAEEVGVQKLVVLSTDKAVYPVNAMGQTKALMEKLMLAKAQSFQSCCATFCGVRYGNVMCSRGSVIPLFIDQIKAGQPLTVTDPSMTRLLLPLIEAVRLVTFAMENGQQGDVLVQKATASTVEDLAQALLNLFGADNEVKIVGVRAGEKKHEVLLTPEEMLRAEEYENYYRVPCRAGRNYEDYFSRGDLKATFIKDGYTSENARRLSVADIEDLLLSLPEVQAELKTWPAATKLKRFAA from the coding sequence ATGTTCGACGGAAAGACTATCTTCGTAACCGGCGGCACCGGTTCGTTTGGCAACAGCTTCACGCGCATGGTGCTGGCCGAACACTCACCCGAGCGAGTGGTGGTGTTCAGCCGCGACGAGAAGAAGCAGCACGATATGCGGCTCGCTCTCGCCGACGAGCGGGTGCAGTTCTGCATCGGCGACATCCGCGACCGCGCGCAGGTGACCTCCGCCATGCGTGGCGCCGACTACGTCTTCCACGCGGCGGCCCTGAAGCAGGTGCCGTCGTGCGAGTTCTTCCCCTTCGAGGCGGTCCAGACGAACATCATCGGCGCGCACAACGTGCTGGAGGCCGCCGAGGAGGTCGGCGTCCAGAAACTCGTCGTGCTGAGCACCGACAAGGCGGTCTACCCGGTCAACGCGATGGGGCAGACGAAGGCCCTGATGGAAAAGCTGATGCTCGCCAAGGCGCAGTCGTTCCAGTCCTGTTGCGCTACCTTCTGCGGCGTCCGGTACGGCAACGTGATGTGCTCTCGGGGCTCGGTGATCCCGCTGTTCATCGACCAGATTAAGGCGGGGCAACCCCTCACGGTCACCGACCCGAGCATGACCCGGCTGCTGCTGCCGCTCATCGAGGCCGTGCGGCTTGTCACCTTCGCGATGGAGAACGGGCAGCAGGGCGACGTCCTGGTCCAGAAGGCGACGGCGTCAACCGTGGAGGACCTCGCTCAGGCGTTGCTCAACCTGTTCGGCGCCGACAACGAGGTAAAGATTGTAGGCGTGCGTGCTGGAGAGAAGAAGCACGAGGTGCTCCTCACCCCAGAAGAGATGCTCCGCGCCGAGGAATACGAGAACTACTACCGCGTCCCCTGCCGGGCCGGCCGAAACTACGAAGATTACTTCAGCCGAGGTGACCTGAAGGCCACCTTCATCAAGGACGGCTACACGTCGGAGAACGCGCGCCGACTGTCGGTCGCTGACATCGAAGACCTGCTGCTGAGCCTCCCCGAGGTGCAAGCAGAGCTGAAGACCTGGCCAGCCGCCACCAAGCTCAAGAGGTTTGCCGCGTGA